In a genomic window of Leptolyngbya sp. SIO1E4:
- a CDS encoding type II toxin-antitoxin system RelE/ParE family toxin, whose product MSQAQNWTIQKYITEGGVCPFDEWFETLTSQVQARIDVRLDRVSLGNFGDHKSVGEGVSELRFTFGPGFRIYYGTVDGRVVLLLIGGSKKGQNRDIKAAQKFWKAFQREQQ is encoded by the coding sequence ATGAGCCAAGCGCAAAACTGGACAATCCAGAAATACATCACCGAAGGCGGTGTGTGCCCCTTTGATGAGTGGTTTGAAACCCTGACTTCTCAGGTCCAAGCGAGGATCGATGTCCGCCTTGATCGGGTGAGTCTTGGTAACTTCGGAGATCATAAAAGCGTAGGAGAGGGTGTCTCTGAGCTACGGTTTACTTTCGGGCCTGGATTCCGGATTTACTACGGAACTGTCGATGGTCGAGTTGTGCTCTTACTGATCGGAGGCTCTAAGAAAGGGCAGAATCGAGACATCAAAGCAGCCCAGAAATTTTGGAAAGCGTTTCAGCGTGAACAGCAGTAG
- a CDS encoding ParA family protein: protein MISELEKALKSLPPAADEAIVEQNFSKQFLKALGYGEQEIRPQFPVGKRWVDQAARKNTEDDIFLHTGNRPYLYMEVKGRTANLAEGHPDYRKAALQLKQYLLNPASKSVRWGILTNSVVAQLFCKHGKVVHPVTPCLSFEDVKQLVKDIKKRIEAPQKSLIVTVYNNKGGVGKTTTTLNLAATLSMLKRRVLVIDFDPNQSDLGDALNLSPSRGEMRRILEGKSTDIREVIKAYRFEHPKLKEPLGFDVILADEELVSDIDEVKLRQKVKPAALLRALELIKTEYDYILIDAPPNWRIFSQRAIYAADVVLIPARHDNLHSLQNAAMAITKFIPEAQRERNKAGDAGPIALPVFMNNAFRVSEAQLQLMQNAIARIIKDAKKDGFDLTSYFYPRLRRGHRDLRMISIPYMAYISKSDFLHVPAAFAFKNARDQYLNLAKEYFIQ, encoded by the coding sequence ATGATTTCAGAACTAGAAAAAGCTCTAAAAAGTCTGCCTCCAGCGGCAGATGAAGCTATTGTTGAGCAGAATTTCTCCAAGCAGTTTTTAAAGGCTCTTGGCTATGGAGAACAAGAAATACGCCCTCAATTCCCAGTCGGCAAGAGATGGGTTGACCAGGCTGCTCGAAAAAATACAGAAGACGACATTTTTCTGCATACCGGCAATCGACCATACCTCTATATGGAGGTCAAGGGTAGAACAGCAAATCTGGCTGAAGGGCATCCTGACTATCGCAAGGCTGCTCTTCAACTCAAGCAATACCTGTTAAACCCGGCCTCAAAGTCAGTTCGATGGGGGATTCTCACCAATTCAGTTGTTGCACAACTTTTCTGTAAACACGGCAAAGTGGTGCATCCAGTGACCCCCTGCCTGTCCTTTGAGGATGTTAAGCAGTTAGTTAAAGACATCAAAAAACGCATTGAGGCCCCACAAAAATCTCTGATTGTCACCGTCTATAACAACAAAGGTGGTGTCGGGAAAACCACTACCACATTGAATCTTGCTGCAACGCTTTCAATGCTGAAAAGACGGGTGTTGGTAATCGACTTTGACCCAAACCAAAGCGACCTGGGAGATGCCCTCAACCTTTCCCCTAGCCGAGGAGAAATGCGACGTATTTTAGAGGGCAAAAGTACTGATATCAGAGAAGTCATCAAAGCGTATCGATTCGAGCACCCCAAACTCAAAGAACCACTAGGGTTTGATGTGATTCTGGCGGATGAGGAATTAGTCAGTGATATCGATGAAGTGAAGTTGCGGCAGAAGGTGAAACCTGCTGCCCTGCTCAGGGCATTAGAACTCATCAAGACTGAATACGATTACATCTTGATCGATGCACCCCCTAACTGGCGAATCTTCTCCCAGCGCGCCATCTATGCTGCCGACGTTGTATTGATTCCGGCGAGGCACGATAATCTGCATTCTCTCCAGAATGCGGCGATGGCAATCACTAAATTTATTCCAGAGGCTCAGCGAGAGCGTAATAAGGCCGGTGATGCTGGCCCAATAGCGCTTCCAGTCTTTATGAATAATGCCTTTAGGGTGTCAGAAGCTCAATTACAACTTATGCAAAATGCTATTGCGAGAATCATTAAAGATGCGAAGAAAGATGGGTTTGATTTGACTTCGTATTTTTACCCTCGATTAAGGCGAGGGCATCGAGACTTGAGGATGATTAGCATCCCCTACATGGCTTATATCTCTAAGTCTGACTTCCTGCACGTCCCTGCAGCTTTTGCTTTTAAGAACGCCCGTGACCAGTATTTAAACTTAGCGAAGGAGTATTTTATCCAATGA
- a CDS encoding KilA-N domain-containing protein → MTSSAITLTLREYNGIQIPQRPDGYINATKMCQAFGKEWGGFHRQAKKPETQLGKYLSALEVNLQICRDSLISSESGRFGETWVHPKIAIRLAQWLSPEFAVIVDGWVEDIIRGKQPTANQPTVPSLPSSEERLRTIRFGMDLLQELGGIDDRTRLALQDLTRNILLEDRLKQPALSGGERFEWNISDRLAHLGYRAKSGDLTRIGKVAAQLYRTRHGKNPPKREQYVGGTTRMVNCYSSADLDILDEAISDVLGAVHQT, encoded by the coding sequence ATGACTAGCTCTGCCATCACCCTCACTCTGCGCGAGTACAACGGAATCCAGATCCCTCAACGCCCTGATGGCTACATCAACGCCACGAAAATGTGTCAGGCATTTGGTAAGGAATGGGGTGGCTTTCACAGACAAGCTAAAAAGCCAGAAACCCAGTTGGGTAAATACCTGAGCGCTTTAGAGGTAAACCTGCAAATTTGCAGAGATAGCCTGATCTCCTCTGAGAGTGGGCGTTTTGGGGAAACCTGGGTTCATCCCAAAATAGCGATTCGCCTTGCTCAATGGCTGAGCCCTGAGTTTGCCGTCATTGTTGATGGCTGGGTGGAAGACATCATTCGGGGCAAGCAGCCCACTGCAAATCAACCAACCGTCCCATCCCTCCCCAGTTCTGAAGAGCGATTGAGAACGATTCGGTTCGGCATGGATCTCCTTCAAGAGTTGGGCGGCATTGATGACCGGACGCGCCTGGCCTTGCAAGACCTCACTCGCAATATCCTGCTAGAAGACAGGCTGAAGCAACCTGCCCTGTCTGGTGGAGAGCGATTTGAGTGGAATATTTCTGACCGTTTGGCCCACCTCGGTTACCGGGCCAAAAGCGGCGACCTAACCAGGATTGGTAAAGTTGCGGCTCAGCTGTATCGCACAAGGCATGGAAAGAACCCGCCCAAGCGTGAGCAATATGTAGGCGGCACCACTCGGATGGTGAACTGCTACAGCAGTGCTGATTTGGATATTCTCGATGAAGCGATTTCTGATGTCTTGGGAGCAGTTCACCAGACTTGA
- a CDS encoding pentapeptide repeat-containing protein, producing MPWSRKRSLAFIKPFIGIAASIVGIAIVTLLYQVDWAGVGEGESISITTEKDAAGNVVKTVETVTPEPGKTLWDWLSLLGVPLSLAVLGYLFQQQQQQRAEVASKEQREISAAEAREEVLQVYFDRLSTLLVDKNLLAIAAKVYAKEASPEQQELLDAAVDVIRARTLSILRRFEADSERKSSVIRFLIEAEVISKAKLSLNRANLSGADLSLADLSGADLFGADLSGADLSGAGLSGAILIWADLSRADLSRANLSRAILSRANLSETNLRGANLGADLSGAILSRADLSGADLSEAFLDGANLSGANLSGADLSGADLSEANLDAARLCHTKLPDGITLDPDRDCPK from the coding sequence ATGCCTTGGAGCCGGAAGCGTAGCTTAGCTTTTATCAAACCCTTCATTGGTATCGCTGCAAGCATAGTCGGCATCGCCATTGTGACTCTGCTTTATCAGGTGGATTGGGCAGGGGTTGGAGAGGGAGAATCTATCTCTATCACTACGGAGAAAGACGCTGCAGGAAATGTTGTCAAGACGGTTGAGACGGTAACCCCCGAGCCAGGCAAAACCCTCTGGGATTGGCTCAGCCTGTTAGGCGTACCACTGTCGTTAGCTGTTTTGGGTTATTTGTTCCAGCAACAGCAACAGCAACGTGCTGAAGTCGCTTCTAAAGAGCAAAGAGAGATTTCAGCAGCAGAAGCTAGGGAAGAAGTTCTACAGGTTTACTTTGACCGATTATCCACACTTTTAGTTGATAAGAATTTATTAGCGATCGCCGCCAAGGTCTACGCAAAAGAAGCATCTCCTGAACAGCAAGAGCTTTTAGATGCAGCTGTCGATGTGATTCGAGCGCGCACATTATCTATCTTGCGTAGATTTGAGGCTGACTCAGAACGGAAAAGCAGCGTCATCCGATTTTTGATAGAGGCTGAGGTGATTAGTAAGGCAAAACTTAGTCTCAATAGAGCCAACCTCAGTGGGGCCGACCTCAGCTTGGCCGACCTCAGTGGGGCCGACCTCTTTGGGGCTGACCTCAGTGGGGCTGACCTCAGTGGGGCTGGCCTCAGTGGGGCCATCCTCATTTGGGCTGACCTCAGTAGGGCTGACCTCAGTAGGGCCAACCTCAGTAGGGCCATCCTCAGTAGGGCCAACCTCAGTGAGACCAACCTCCGTGGGGCCAACCTCGGGGCCGACCTCAGTGGGGCCATCCTCAGTAGGGCCGACCTCAGTGGGGCCGACCTCAGTGAGGCCTTCCTCGATGGGGCCAATCTCAGTGGGGCCAATCTCAGTGGGGCCGACCTCAGTGGGGCCGACCTCAGTGAGGCCAACCTTGATGCCGCTAGACTTTGCCACACCAAACTTCCCGACGGCATAACCCTGGATCCCGATCGCGACTGCCCTAAATAA
- a CDS encoding NACHT domain-containing protein, with amino-acid sequence MLESAIGGIAVPVFEGLLGYVAGQTQKARQQVEQVEQRQKALKQVEAASQEYHNTYLNSHGQVKIMPGLMKEPLPLDSIYTAVKFLDEDSLRYFATPDALEQTYREKGQRRFQTSEKRHDGMNVAKDKQYLTVLGGPGIGKSTFLRKLGLEALKGQRGQLANEQIPVFIELKTFRGSDIDLKAVIAQEFEVCGFPEAEAFTRSTLSQGKLLILLDGLDEVPTRNLNSVIEHIEAFVTQYSRNTFVASCRTAAYQSCFKQFTDVTIADFDNEQIDQFIRRWFSSELDQEAETADLYWKMLQKAENKATKELAQTPLLLTFLCLIYDREQTLPSNRSTLYGDALNILLKEWSAQKRLEQDPIYEGFHPTLEKVMLSKIAYDSFKEDRLFFSKSNITNRITTFLADTLDASEHLDGEAVLTAIEKQQGIVVERATDAYSFSHLTLQEYLTALYIVKKDQRIDELINQHLRDQRWREVFLLVAGLMEERSHELLEAIDQQARTYISQQPKICKLLQWADRVTQSSKSQLSAFEKRAMALASASDIASASDIARAIASARASDIARASARVIASARAIASARASDIASAIAIASDSARAIAIASALTSDSASDSDIAIANAIASINESITWQVFSLQGLQELPDQLLALKEKMPPLIAPTADWYRYADDLEATWLNAFELTVEDISLSEKEWQIFSDYLYANELLLRCKDSSIGISRQAWEALEERLLKL; translated from the coding sequence ATGCTGGAGAGCGCGATCGGGGGAATTGCTGTTCCTGTTTTTGAAGGGCTTTTGGGTTATGTCGCTGGTCAGACCCAAAAAGCTCGCCAACAGGTTGAGCAAGTAGAGCAGCGTCAGAAAGCTCTAAAACAGGTTGAAGCAGCCTCGCAGGAGTATCACAACACATATCTGAATAGCCACGGGCAAGTCAAAATCATGCCGGGGTTGATGAAAGAGCCGTTGCCGCTGGATTCAATTTACACAGCGGTCAAGTTTCTGGATGAGGATAGTCTGCGCTACTTTGCTACCCCAGATGCCTTGGAGCAGACCTATCGCGAAAAAGGGCAGCGTCGCTTTCAGACATCTGAGAAGCGGCATGATGGCATGAACGTGGCTAAAGACAAACAATACCTGACGGTGTTGGGAGGGCCAGGAATTGGCAAAAGTACGTTTTTACGCAAGTTGGGATTGGAAGCCCTTAAAGGCCAGAGGGGACAGCTGGCAAATGAACAGATTCCGGTATTTATTGAGCTGAAAACCTTTCGAGGCAGTGACATTGACCTCAAAGCTGTGATTGCCCAAGAGTTTGAAGTTTGCGGATTCCCTGAGGCTGAAGCTTTTACAAGGTCTACGCTGAGTCAAGGCAAGCTGCTGATTTTACTGGATGGACTCGATGAAGTACCGACCCGTAATCTCAATTCAGTGATTGAGCACATTGAAGCCTTTGTCACTCAATACAGTCGTAATACCTTCGTGGCTTCCTGCCGCACAGCCGCTTATCAGAGCTGCTTTAAGCAATTTACCGATGTCACCATTGCTGACTTTGATAATGAGCAAATCGATCAATTTATCCGGCGATGGTTTAGCTCTGAACTAGATCAGGAAGCTGAAACCGCAGACCTTTACTGGAAGATGTTGCAAAAAGCTGAGAACAAAGCCACCAAGGAACTTGCCCAAACGCCACTGCTACTGACGTTTCTATGTTTAATCTACGACCGAGAACAGACGCTGCCCAGCAACCGAAGTACGCTTTATGGCGATGCCCTCAACATCTTATTAAAGGAGTGGTCAGCCCAGAAGCGATTAGAACAAGACCCCATCTATGAAGGCTTTCATCCCACTCTAGAGAAGGTGATGCTGAGCAAGATTGCTTATGACAGCTTCAAGGAAGATCGGCTGTTCTTTTCCAAGTCAAATATTACGAACCGCATCACGACATTTCTGGCAGATACATTGGATGCCTCAGAACATTTAGATGGCGAAGCTGTTCTGACAGCGATCGAAAAACAACAGGGCATTGTTGTAGAGCGCGCAACAGATGCCTACTCGTTTTCTCACCTGACGCTACAGGAATATCTCACGGCGCTGTATATCGTGAAAAAAGATCAACGCATTGACGAGTTGATTAATCAGCATTTGAGAGATCAACGCTGGCGTGAAGTCTTTTTATTGGTCGCTGGCCTAATGGAAGAGCGTAGTCATGAGCTGTTAGAGGCCATTGACCAGCAAGCCAGAACTTATATCAGCCAACAGCCCAAGATCTGTAAGCTCCTTCAGTGGGCAGATCGAGTAACCCAGAGCTCGAAGTCTCAATTAAGCGCTTTTGAGAAAAGAGCGATGGCTCTCGCCAGCGCCAGCGACATCGCCAGCGCCAGCGACATCGCCAGAGCCATCGCCAGCGCCAGAGCCAGCGACATCGCCAGAGCCAGCGCCAGAGTCATCGCCAGCGCCAGAGCCATCGCCAGCGCCAGAGCCAGCGACATCGCCAGCGCCATCGCCATCGCCAGCGACAGCGCCAGAGCCATCGCCATCGCCAGCGCCCTCACCAGCGACAGCGCCAGCGACAGCGACATCGCCATCGCCAACGCCATCGCCAGCATCAACGAATCGATAACATGGCAGGTTTTTAGTCTGCAAGGATTGCAAGAGTTACCCGATCAATTGCTAGCCCTCAAGGAAAAAATGCCTCCGTTGATTGCCCCTACTGCTGACTGGTATCGCTATGCCGATGACCTTGAAGCTACCTGGCTCAACGCCTTCGAGCTGACAGTTGAGGACATCTCGTTATCAGAAAAGGAATGGCAAATTTTCAGTGATTATCTCTATGCCAATGAACTCTTACTGCGCTGTAAGGATTCATCCATTGGTATCTCTCGCCAAGCCTGGGAAGCCCTGGAAGAGCGATTACTGAAGCTCTAA
- a CDS encoding transcriptional regulator has translation MPTTNYRDDLLVRLANPEYSSHYLKAALDETLEDGNMEAFLLALRNIVDAKGPVQEVAREADISRQHLHRLLSGNGNPTLETLASVLYAVGLTIDFRPVSEVTD, from the coding sequence ATGCCCACAACTAATTATCGAGATGACCTTCTGGTAAGACTTGCTAATCCTGAATACTCGTCTCACTATCTCAAGGCTGCGCTGGACGAGACTCTTGAGGACGGCAATATGGAAGCCTTTCTGCTTGCACTGAGAAATATTGTGGATGCCAAGGGGCCAGTTCAAGAGGTAGCACGAGAAGCTGATATATCAAGGCAACACCTACACCGACTCTTGAGTGGGAACGGCAATCCGACACTAGAGACGCTAGCTTCTGTGCTCTATGCGGTCGGATTGACCATTGACTTTAGACCGGTTAGTGAAGTCACAGACTAA
- a CDS encoding winged helix-turn-helix transcriptional regulator translates to MGSRRISPELDNALGFNIYRVALLFRKELMKALSDYRMTPEQWQVMQTLWSTEGQLTQNDVAHLTLRDKHTVSRILARLERDGWIKKHPHPTDARAYIVAPTDQAKTLRHEVPSKLHRHFADILSELGTGEAEELLYLLKKLRHRLGDIS, encoded by the coding sequence ATGGGTTCCCGTCGGATATCGCCAGAGCTTGATAATGCCCTCGGTTTCAACATTTACCGAGTGGCTTTGCTATTTCGCAAAGAACTGATGAAAGCGCTGTCTGACTACCGCATGACGCCTGAGCAGTGGCAAGTCATGCAAACGCTGTGGTCGACGGAGGGCCAGCTTACCCAAAATGATGTTGCTCATCTCACACTGCGGGACAAACACACCGTATCTCGCATCTTGGCCCGCCTGGAGCGAGACGGTTGGATCAAGAAACACCCCCATCCAACGGATGCGCGAGCTTACATTGTGGCTCCCACTGATCAAGCCAAGACGCTGCGTCACGAAGTTCCCAGCAAACTCCATCGGCACTTTGCTGATATCTTGAGCGAACTTGGGACAGGCGAGGCGGAAGAACTTCTGTATCTACTCAAAAAACTGCGCCATCGGCTAGGCGATATCAGCTAG
- a CDS encoding site-specific integrase: MNNVFPVKNRSSELVPVSPSGIQLPAIIAEADSDTARRFVEFFLVSIRNKNTRTAYAQAIRQFLNWCDERGLRFADISSLVVAAYIERHPSSAPTINQHLAAIRSLFAWMVSGGILQRNPASEVKGPTHRVKKGKTPVLTDDEMRELLDSIDISHVVGLRDRALIATMFFSFARIGAVLGMKFSDYFPKGKRYWLRLHEKRGKYHEVPVHHLVEEYLGHVTN, translated from the coding sequence ATGAACAATGTATTCCCAGTCAAAAATCGTTCGTCTGAACTCGTGCCAGTGAGCCCCTCAGGGATACAGCTCCCTGCAATCATCGCTGAAGCTGATAGCGACACAGCTCGACGCTTCGTTGAATTTTTCCTAGTCAGCATACGGAACAAAAATACCCGAACGGCTTATGCTCAAGCGATCAGGCAGTTTCTCAACTGGTGCGATGAGCGCGGTCTCAGGTTTGCTGATATCAGTTCGTTAGTTGTGGCCGCATATATCGAGCGGCATCCTAGCTCAGCCCCTACAATTAATCAGCATCTTGCAGCAATTAGGTCGCTGTTTGCTTGGATGGTGTCAGGTGGCATACTTCAGAGAAACCCTGCTTCTGAGGTCAAGGGACCAACCCATCGGGTTAAGAAAGGGAAAACGCCGGTTCTCACCGATGATGAGATGCGGGAGTTGCTTGACTCTATTGATATCTCCCATGTGGTGGGGCTACGCGATCGAGCGCTGATCGCCACGATGTTTTTTAGCTTTGCCAGAATCGGGGCGGTACTTGGCATGAAGTTCAGCGACTACTTTCCTAAGGGGAAACGGTATTGGCTAAGACTCCATGAGAAAAGGGGTAAGTACCATGAGGTTCCAGTTCACCATTTAGTTGAAGAGTACTTAGGGCATGTCACCAATTAG
- a CDS encoding transcription termination factor rho family protein, with translation MSFSDVGNLMCLPFDEIEPGEPTEAPEYLIQASANLLGPEGRNWIPLIVREIGQDEYLVIGNSFVYAVAAEAELQEVWCIIADDSEETQAITSALAGEMVPKTNLSTATREEISAALDYLINQPTSPLKGVNLATAVNRIDEAPRQYWESLQPITKLGCRITAGKKLKALEGLFYLTPKPIPEVISDRSLLESFNTKQLKDLAKKRKMRGYSKMTKSKLIDMLIAA, from the coding sequence ATGAGTTTTTCAGATGTTGGAAACTTAATGTGCCTCCCCTTCGATGAGATTGAACCTGGGGAACCAACAGAAGCGCCAGAGTATTTGATTCAAGCTTCAGCAAATTTGCTTGGCCCCGAGGGGCGGAACTGGATTCCTCTTATCGTCAGAGAAATAGGCCAGGATGAGTATTTAGTCATTGGCAATTCCTTTGTTTATGCAGTCGCAGCTGAGGCTGAACTCCAGGAGGTCTGGTGCATCATTGCAGATGATTCAGAGGAAACCCAGGCCATAACCAGCGCATTAGCTGGGGAGATGGTGCCTAAGACCAATCTGTCTACAGCTACTCGGGAAGAAATTTCTGCAGCCCTGGATTATCTCATCAACCAGCCAACCAGCCCTCTCAAGGGAGTCAACCTGGCTACTGCAGTGAACCGCATTGATGAGGCTCCCAGGCAGTACTGGGAGAGTCTGCAACCGATCACGAAGCTCGGCTGCAGAATTACAGCCGGTAAAAAGCTGAAGGCCCTAGAAGGTCTCTTTTACCTGACGCCTAAACCTATTCCTGAGGTGATTAGCGATCGCAGTTTGCTGGAATCCTTCAATACCAAGCAACTGAAGGATCTCGCGAAGAAACGCAAGATGCGAGGATACTCCAAGATGACCAAATCTAAATTGATCGACATGTTGATTGCGGCATAG
- a CDS encoding helix-turn-helix transcriptional regulator: protein MTILKEVSTYAPGLGDRIKAARERDERPLHEIASAAGMSSQNWYRIEKERQTLPVETLRLIEQVLEVDFGVSFEEDAAND, encoded by the coding sequence ATCACGATTCTCAAAGAGGTCTCAACATATGCACCTGGCTTGGGCGATCGCATCAAGGCTGCTCGTGAAAGAGATGAGCGCCCTCTGCATGAGATTGCCAGTGCAGCAGGAATGTCCTCTCAGAACTGGTATCGAATCGAGAAAGAGCGTCAGACCTTGCCGGTAGAGACCTTGAGGCTTATTGAGCAAGTGTTGGAAGTTGATTTTGGCGTAAGTTTTGAGGAGGATGCGGCTAATGACTAG
- a CDS encoding ParA family protein translates to MIVTVTSFKGGVGKTTTAIHLATFFQGHAETLLIDADPNGSALGWASRGELPFPVVDEWNTDLLNTEFQHIVIDTQARPTQEDLATLTANCDLLVLPTTPDILALEALVLTIDHLQSLQTTQYRILLTAIPPKPSKAEEEVRSLLEDAHLPIFRQGIRRYAVFQKAAVTGVPVYAVKDPKAEVAWQNYEAVGREILQRETPS, encoded by the coding sequence ATGATCGTCACGGTTACAAGCTTTAAAGGTGGCGTTGGTAAAACAACGACAGCAATTCACCTCGCCACCTTTTTTCAGGGGCATGCAGAGACGCTCCTCATTGATGCAGATCCCAACGGTTCTGCCCTAGGGTGGGCCAGTCGCGGAGAACTGCCATTCCCAGTCGTTGATGAGTGGAATACAGATCTTCTGAATACTGAGTTTCAACATATCGTCATTGATACCCAAGCACGCCCAACTCAAGAAGACTTGGCAACCCTAACGGCCAATTGTGATCTACTGGTATTGCCGACGACACCAGACATTTTGGCGTTAGAGGCACTGGTGTTAACAATAGACCATCTTCAGTCCTTGCAGACCACTCAATATCGGATTCTGCTGACGGCCATCCCACCCAAGCCCAGCAAAGCTGAAGAAGAGGTGCGATCGCTCTTAGAAGACGCCCATCTGCCCATCTTCAGGCAGGGAATTCGACGCTATGCCGTTTTCCAGAAGGCCGCAGTGACGGGGGTTCCTGTCTATGCTGTGAAAGATCCTAAAGCAGAAGTCGCTTGGCAAAACTATGAAGCCGTTGGACGAGAAATTCTCCAGCGTGAAACTCCTAGCTAA